In Cytobacillus oceanisediminis, the following proteins share a genomic window:
- a CDS encoding assimilatory sulfite reductase (NADPH) flavoprotein subunit gives MQLQVMNSPFNQEQTELLNRLLPTLTETQSLWLSGYLAAIQSSSLQAAPAVEERPAPAASPAIPKEVTILFGSQTGNAQNLAKKAGKTLEERGFQVMVSAMSDFKPNNLKKVKNLLIVVSTHGEGDPPDNALTFHEFVHGKRAPKLEDFRYSVLALGDSSYEFFCQTGKDFDKRLEELGGTRITPRVDCDLDFEEPASEWAEAVLAGLSEGESSSPSPAAAASVSASAPAESVYSRSNPFRAEVLENLNLNGRGSNKETRHLEISLEGSGLTYQPGDSLGVYPENDPELVDLLLAEMSWDPEEAVRVKEETVTLKEALTAHFEITVLTKPLVEKAAKLSGNENLLQLVSDSNQLKSYMDGRDLIDLVRDFKPWNSSAQEFVSILRKMPARLYSISSSFEANPDEVHLTIGAVRYDAHGRERKGVCSILCAERLQPGDTLPVFIQHNENFKLPENPNTPIIMVGPGTGIAPFRSFMQEREESGADGKSWLFFGDQHFVTDFLYQTEWQKWLKEGVLSKLDVAFSRDDDEKVYVQHRMQENSKELFQWLQEGAAVYICGDEKNMAHDVHNTLIDIIEKEGGMSRDQASGYLADMQKNKRYQRDVY, from the coding sequence TTGCAACTTCAGGTAATGAACAGTCCGTTTAATCAGGAGCAGACAGAGCTCCTTAATCGTCTTCTTCCGACTCTGACAGAGACACAATCCCTCTGGCTGAGCGGGTATCTTGCCGCAATACAGTCCTCATCATTGCAGGCTGCCCCGGCAGTGGAAGAGCGTCCCGCACCGGCAGCGTCGCCGGCCATTCCAAAAGAAGTGACCATCTTATTTGGATCACAAACCGGGAATGCGCAGAATCTGGCCAAAAAAGCTGGAAAAACGCTTGAGGAGAGAGGCTTTCAAGTAATGGTTTCAGCAATGAGTGACTTTAAGCCCAATAATCTTAAAAAGGTCAAAAACCTGTTAATTGTCGTAAGTACCCATGGTGAGGGAGATCCGCCAGACAACGCTTTGACATTCCATGAATTTGTTCACGGAAAAAGGGCTCCAAAACTGGAAGACTTCCGATACTCAGTTCTGGCTCTTGGCGACAGCTCATATGAATTCTTCTGCCAAACGGGAAAAGATTTTGATAAACGTCTCGAGGAGCTTGGCGGAACAAGAATAACGCCGAGAGTGGACTGTGATCTTGATTTTGAAGAACCAGCTTCCGAGTGGGCGGAAGCAGTTTTAGCAGGTTTGAGCGAAGGGGAAAGCAGCAGTCCTTCACCTGCAGCAGCAGCTTCTGTTTCAGCTTCAGCACCTGCCGAGTCAGTCTATTCCCGGTCCAATCCTTTCCGGGCAGAAGTTCTGGAAAATCTGAATCTCAATGGACGCGGCTCCAATAAAGAAACCCGCCATCTCGAGATTTCTCTAGAGGGTTCAGGTCTGACTTATCAGCCTGGTGACAGCCTAGGGGTATACCCTGAAAACGATCCTGAATTGGTTGACCTGCTTTTAGCTGAGATGAGCTGGGATCCTGAGGAAGCAGTCAGAGTGAAGGAGGAAACAGTAACGTTAAAAGAAGCGCTTACGGCTCACTTTGAGATTACTGTCCTGACCAAACCGCTAGTTGAAAAGGCTGCAAAACTTTCTGGAAATGAAAATCTGCTCCAGCTTGTGTCAGACAGCAATCAACTGAAATCCTATATGGACGGCCGTGACTTAATTGATTTAGTCCGTGACTTTAAACCATGGAACAGTTCGGCACAGGAGTTTGTCTCTATACTGCGTAAGATGCCTGCGCGTCTTTATTCCATTTCCAGCAGCTTCGAGGCGAATCCCGATGAAGTTCATTTAACAATCGGTGCTGTCCGCTATGATGCCCATGGCCGTGAACGCAAAGGTGTCTGCTCCATTTTATGTGCGGAACGTCTTCAGCCTGGCGATACACTGCCAGTATTTATTCAGCACAATGAAAACTTTAAACTGCCTGAAAATCCGAACACACCAATCATTATGGTTGGTCCTGGAACCGGAATTGCACCGTTCCGATCATTTATGCAGGAGCGTGAAGAAAGCGGCGCGGATGGGAAATCATGGCTATTCTTTGGCGACCAGCATTTTGTGACTGATTTCCTTTATCAGACTGAATGGCAAAAGTGGCTAAAGGAAGGAGTCTTGTCGAAGCTGGATGTCGCTTTTTCCCGTGATGATGATGAGAAGGTTTATGTTCAGCATAGAATGCAGGAAAATAGCAAGGAATTATTCCAGTGGCTTCAGGAAGGCGCAGCCGTCTATATCTGCGGTGATGAGAAAAACATGGCTCATGATGTCCATAACACACTCATAGATATTATAGAAAAAGAAGGCGGTATGAGCCGCGATCAGGCTTCAGGATATCTTGCCGACATGCAGAAAAATAAACGCT